Genomic DNA from Salvia miltiorrhiza cultivar Shanhuang (shh) chromosome 1, IMPLAD_Smil_shh, whole genome shotgun sequence:
TTGTGACACAATTGAATGTGAGAGGGTGGTTAGGGTGAATACCCTCCAACACAAATCGGCGCCCAAATTTGATGTTTCTGTACCAACCAGATGCACTTCTGAGGCAAAAGAGGTGGAAAGAAAGATCGCATTGGCGACAGTGATACATCCACTTCTTGGGATGCAATTCTTCTTCACAAAAATCACAGAAGAAATCGGAGGGATGGtcgagagaggcatcaaatgtGAGCCGCAATGAATGGGTAGTGTCCCACTCATGCTTTCTTATGCTCTTGGGCAGCATAGCACATTTCAGTTCCAGCGCAAAATCACAGTCATCGCTGCTGCTGCAGCAATAGGCAGTACAATTGGAAAGTATTCTTCCACAGCCGCACTTCTTGGTTTTGCCACCTGATGATATTCTAGTTAAGATTAGTGGTTTGTGATGATGAGGGTGAGATTCATGTCTGATAGTTTTCGGTAGAGACGCACACTTGACATCGATCTTCATCTTGCACCCTTCACACTCATACACCCGTCCATTTGTGCTGATGTTACAAAGCTCACACGTGAAGAGACTAAAGTCCATATCCGTGAATGCTGAGCTTGTATAGAGTGTGAATCTATGGTTTTTATCATTTGTTTCTGGGCAGTCACCATATAAATTccgagaaaaagaagaagatgatgataaAGTGTTGGGTAAGAAGTAGCAAATGGAGTGGACAAAGTATTTGCAAGCAGTAGCAGCAGCAACAGAGCACTCATAATATGGAGGAGAAGATATGGGTGTTACGCACACGTCGCATATCTTCACTTCACCATCATTTTCtgcttcatcttcatcttcctcttcctctttttCACCCTCGATTTTGTTGgaatcatcttcttcttcttcctggGGCTCTAAAACCAAACTCAAAGGATGCTTGTGATAAttgaataaaaatgaaaaacttgCATAGGTTTCCTCCATATTCACTGTTTTTGGCATGTCTTTTACATCTGGGATTTTGTTAATACCTTTCTCTCTCATCACAAAAGGTGTGAGCAGCTCTTTGGATATGTCATGCGCATATAGAGGGAACTCAATAACACTGGAATTACCATCATTATCATCGCCATCTCTGAAATTATACGAATATGTATTATTAACTTATGATATATAATTTCTCAAGACTTGTAAATCAATGAATCAATTAAATAAGCACGCGAAAAACAAAAATGGCAGAGCACGACAAGCAAGATTATGAGGCAAGAAGTTTAATTTATACTATCTTACAAGTACTTTGAGTCTCTCTCTGGCTTCACGTTCGTGGATGCAACACACCTGATATGCGCAAAGAATCTGCAAACACCGCAAAAATACACCCAACATGTTTTGCCTAATCTTTTGAGACAGACATCACAATTGTATATGTATCTGTGATGTTCCACCGGAAAAGTGAAGGCAAGAGAAAGAGGATGGTGATGGTATTGGAGATTTATGGGGAGAACGAGAGGCAACGATGCACAACTCTTGTGAATCCAAAACTCACATATGCTGCATATATACGCCATGTCCACATCTTCAACGCCACAACCATCACAACAAAATGGCAACGGGGGCTTTCTCATCAGTGTCAAAGGGTGATTAGGGTGACTTGGGTGTTGtaactctcttctctcttctaaTATGGCATCTATGATTATTATTGGGCATGTTATGTCGATGTCAAAATCACAACTAGAACATCTGTACGAAAGAACCCTACCAAGATCGCGCAAGCAAAGATCACACCAAGGACTAACCAAGTAATTGTGGTAATCAAATAAGGAAATAGGATGTTGAGGGTGTTTAGGGTGCCATATTTCACTAGGTAATTCTCCACATTTCTTGTGGAGGATAATCCTATCCAAACAATGTTGCACCGCGCAAACATATGCCAACTCCAAATTCGTTACCAGATTACCACACCCATAACAATTTGGAGGCTCTTCCTTACTCACATTTTCTGTGAGAATCAAAGGATGTTCATGGTAGAAACGGTTGATAACCTTCTTCTCCATGGCTGAATCTCTATGCTGCAGTGCAAGAATATAGATCACAAAATTACTCAAACTATATATGCatgcaaaatatataaatataaatttgtgaGAGTAATGTgtgcattaattaattgaacgaATGAGATGTCAATCTACACTACCTAACATACTAGCCAGATTTCTAGAGTTTATGTGCAAAAACAAATCatgaaataacaaaagtaaagtATACATAAAGTTTGAGTTCTCTCGTGCAAACCTGTGTTGACGGAAATAGAGCAAAATTTGTATATATGTAATCAGAAATACAAAAAGACAAAACAGAGTATGAGATGTGGAATGTGTGCAAACACTTGGATTTATAATTCAGATCATGATCAAACCGctgtatatatataatgcatACTTGAACCGAATATACTTAGATTGACATGACAGCAAAGAACAAAGAGCACAAAGAGCACAAATATTCTCAACAAAGTAATATGTGGGCCTTCTATTAACTTCAACATTGAGCAAATCTTTATGCTCATATAAATATTTGTTTATGCCAAAGATCAATATATATAGTCCCACTGCTCTGTGAAATAGAAATTGAAATACTTGAGGAAATACTTTGAAGGTAATAAACAACATTAAGACCCACGCTAAAgtgaaatacaaattgaaagTATGAAACCATATAATCTCAGTAGTATAGTTTTGTTCTGATTTTTTTAAGGAGGCTATACAATGAGAGCTCTGTATTAATTTTTGTTAGTGAGGGATATAATTAAGATTTAAGGGGAGACCAGACCATACCTATTCACCCGAACACTTGAGAACTACTCTAGCTAGTTTTATTCGTGTTGAAAAGAAAATTCGACCAGCGATAGAAACAATTATTTCAGTTCACAATCCTCTCCAAAAACATATAGCACCTTCTTCAAATCTGTGAACACCAATTTTTTCTACATAATgaaaatttaaggaaagaattTAAATTTAACACACAAGCATGGAATATATGTAGATTTAAAATGCGTGCCCCCTTtcaaaataagataaaatattacattaattgagttttgtgttgTAAAAATAAGTGTATGAGGGAGGAAGGAAAAATAAATACTGTGAGTTTTTAAGATGTATTGCATCAATGTATATCCATGTTATAAGTTTGAAAGCTCTTACCTCACAAATTCTTTATGTAATTACTTATGAACGTGAAGTTGAGGGCCTTCATTCCTGAGTTCCAATTGTTCCTCTACTATTCTTCGAGCTAAATCCACCACAGTAGCCCTACAATCTTCCAACTCAATTGATCAAAGTGTTGGTATGTCTCCGATGCTCAAAGGAATCTCCCTAATTCACCAAATACTCCCATATATAGAGATAACATGGTTTTATATAAACTGGCAAATtattacactacaaaaaaacgccgaAATACCGGCGGAAAATCCGCCGGCAATTACCGGCGGCCCAACGACGGCAAACAAGGCGGGTCGTTTGTATACATTTACCGGCGGCGTTTTGCTGCCGGTAATGAAATCAGTCTCCGGCAGGAAAACACCGCCGCCCTCCGGTGAAGGTTGCCGGCGGCAAAATatccataaatatataattatgatatatttttttaatattaaaatatagctATACTTTAATGATCAAATATTGAtcgaatataataattatttgttatataaAATTACATTagatttatattaaataaatttagtgTAATagctaataaattaatatatatttataatatatatatatatatatataatactaatttatgaaattaattttaaaataaaatatgtaataaggataaaatagacAATCCATATGTTGTTCCCAATacactttttatattagtatagattaatTAGGTGGAAATCTAACACCTCATTTAGTATGAAATATCCTGAACAGAAAATCTGCTTGTTTCTGAATTTTGAATTAGCTATATTTCTTCCATGTCGTTGACTTTGTTAGATGCAAGATGCAATTTACCCACGACATAGTTACATGATGCACATTCTAATCCAACAAAGTCATACACATACTTATCACAAATATCACATCTTCTCTTGATTGTGACGTAATTGAATGTGAGTGGGTGATTAGGGTGTATCACATATTATGACTAAATAGCACTATTTTATTCTGTTAAGTCACCACTCACCAAACAAAACTACTCTATAACATTCAACCTAAGAATTTCACGAGGTTACTCATCATTCCAAATTTTGTATAAtgagataattttttaaaaacgtAAAAAAGGGGGTTGTTACGTTAGGGACGAGATCCAATGTCCCACAATcttatgtgtgtcactgtgtcccattcttatatctattattttaaaaatattttttataaaaataaaatttattataatatcatgaattatatttaatatttatttcaaaaaaattaattttttaaaaaagtatataccatcactttgaatttatcaacctattattagctaataaaagttaaattaaatgataaaaataattatataccctaaattgatggaataaaccctaattaataatcacaaaattaacctaaagcatataaaattgaaattgacgaaaatatatataagaaattaaacagaattgaaagtgggacacaaagtgagacataaagtgtggtacactgaatctcattcctgTTATGTAACCACGTTAGGCATTTCTTTAGAATATCGAAGTGGCTTGGGAAAATGGGGCGTATGAATTCATATGGTAAAAAGGTGCTCGACTAAGTTTATAAGTTGTTCAAAATagtttataagttttttaaaaaaatatttggaaaaatatattcataaacagtttgtaagtagttttttaaaaataagttatctattttaatttatttttttaataattttatatacaataattattttacaagTATTATTCAACTATTTTTATCATATACCTTTTCAATTTCATCATTCTTCACTCTAAAGTTATCGTGAAAAAAGTAAACTGATTTACTAAAGAAAAGTGGTCTCTCTTCAACAAACTGAAAAAAGAGgagaaatgaaaaaatattatagaaAACCATGAACAGTCAAACGCACAAGGAGATAATGTAGATACTCTCCAATTACACATCAAATGCAAATTTCATGTTTCTTAACTAACTCTCTCCTAGCACAAGTAAAGCACACGAGATAGTAACACGATGCACATTCCAACCCACCATAGTCATACTCATCCATATCACAAATATTACATCTTTTCTTGATAGTGACGCAATTGAATGTGAGAGGGTGGTTAGGGTGAATACCCTCCAACACAAATCGGCGCCCAAATTTGATGTTTCTATACCAACCAGCTGATGTAGTCTTGAGGCAAAAGAGGTGGAAAGAAAGATCGCATTGGCGACAGTGATACATCCACTTCTTGGGATGCAATTCTTCTTCACAAAAATCACAGAAGAAATCGGAGGGATGGtcgagagaggcatcaaatgtGAGGCGCAATGAATGGGTAGTGTCCCACTCATGCTTTCTTATGCTCTTGGGCAGCATAGCACATTTCAGTTCCAGCGCAAAATCACAGTCATCGCTGCTGCTGCAGCAATAGGCAGTACAATTGGAAAGTATACTTCCACAGACGCAGATCTTGGTTTTGCCACCTGATGATATTCTAGTTAAGATTAGTGGTTTGTGATGATGAGGGTGAGATACATGTCTGATAGTTTTCGGTAGAGACGCACACTTGACATCGATCTTCATCTTGCACCCTTCACACTCATACACCCGTCCATTTGTGAGGATGTTACAAAGCTCACACGTGAAGAGACTAGAATCCATATCCGTGAATCCTGAGCTTGAATAGAGAGTGAATCTATGGTTTTTATCATGTGTTTTTGGGCAGTCACCATATAAGtcaagagaagaagaagaagaagatgatgatgataaagTGTTGGGTAAGAAGTAGCAAATGGAGTGGACAAAGTATTTGCAAGCAGCAGCAACAGAGCACTCATAATATGGAGGAGAAGTTATGGGTGTTACGCACACGTCGCATATCTTCACTTCACCATCATTTTCtgcttcatcttcatcttcctcttcttctgcAACCAAACTCAAAGGATGCTTGTGATAATTGAACAAAAATGAAAACTTTGCAGTGGTCTCCGCCATATTCACAACTGTCGGCATGTCTTTTACGTCTAGGATCATGCTAACACCTTTTTCTCTCATCACAAAAGGTGTGATTAACTCTTTGGATATGTCATGCGCATATACAGGGAACTCAATCACATCGGAACCATCACTTTTATTTTCTTCGTCTCTGAATTATCAAATAGGAAATTATATGTTAGTAACTTGTAATAATTTTCCAActtaaaaa
This window encodes:
- the LOC130990956 gene encoding uncharacterized protein LOC130990956 isoform X2, with the translated sequence MEKKVINRFYHEHPLILTENVSKEEPPNCYGCGNLVTNLELAYVCAVQHCLDRIILHKKCGELPSEIWHPKHPQHPISLFDYHNYLVSPWCDLCLRDLGRVLSYRCSSCDFDIDITCPIIIIDAILEERRELQHPSHPNHPLTLMRKPPLPFCCDGCGVEDVDMAYICSICEFWIHKSCASLPLVLPINLQYHHHPLSLAFTFPVEHHRYIYNCDVCLKRLGKTCWVYFCGVCRFFAHIRCVASTNVKPERDSKDGDDNDGNSSVIEFPLYAHDISKELLTPFVMREKGINKIPDVKDMPKTVNMEETYASFSFLFNYHKHPLSLVLEPQEEEEDDSNKIEGEKEEEEDEDEAENDGEVKICDVCVTPISSPPYYECSVAAATACKYFVHSICYFLPNTLSSSSSFSRNLYGDCPETNDKNHRFTLYTSSAFTDMDFSLFTCELCNISTNGRVYECEGCKMKIDVKCASLPKTIRHESHPHHHKPLILTRISSGGKTKKCGCGRILSNCTAYCCSSSDDCDFALELKCAMLPKSIRKHEWDTTHSLRLTFDASLDHPSDFFCDFCEEELHPKKWMYHCRQCDLSFHLFCLRSASGWYRNIKFGRRFVLEGIHPNHPLTFNCVTIKRRCNICDMDEYNYGGLECASCNYLVCLTCARRELVKKHVNFR
- the LOC130990956 gene encoding uncharacterized protein LOC130990956 isoform X1, with protein sequence MEKKVINRFYHEHPLILTENVSKEEPPNCYGCGNLVTNLELAYVCAVQHCLDRIILHKKCGELPSEIWHPKHPQHPISLFDYHNYLVSPWCDLCLRDLGRVLSYRCSSCDFDIDITCPIIIIDAILEERRELQHPSHPNHPLTLMRKPPLPFCCDGCGVEDVDMAYICSICEFWIHKSCASLPLVLPINLQYHHHPLSLAFTFPVEHHRYIYNCDVCLKRLGKTCWVYFCGVCRFFAHIRCVASTNVKPERDSKYLDGDDNDGNSSVIEFPLYAHDISKELLTPFVMREKGINKIPDVKDMPKTVNMEETYASFSFLFNYHKHPLSLVLEPQEEEEDDSNKIEGEKEEEEDEDEAENDGEVKICDVCVTPISSPPYYECSVAAATACKYFVHSICYFLPNTLSSSSSFSRNLYGDCPETNDKNHRFTLYTSSAFTDMDFSLFTCELCNISTNGRVYECEGCKMKIDVKCASLPKTIRHESHPHHHKPLILTRISSGGKTKKCGCGRILSNCTAYCCSSSDDCDFALELKCAMLPKSIRKHEWDTTHSLRLTFDASLDHPSDFFCDFCEEELHPKKWMYHCRQCDLSFHLFCLRSASGWYRNIKFGRRFVLEGIHPNHPLTFNCVTIKRRCNICDMDEYNYGGLECASCNYLVCLTCARRELVKKHVNFR
- the LOC130990956 gene encoding uncharacterized protein LOC130990956 isoform X3 encodes the protein MEKKVINRFYHEHPLILTENVSKEEPPNCYGCGNLVTNLELAYVCAVQHCLDRIILHKKCGELPSEIWHPKHPQHPISLFDYHNYLVSPWCDLCLRDLGRVLSYRCSSCDFDIDITCPIIIIDAILEERRELQHPSHPNHPLTLMRKPPLPFCCDGCGVEDVDMAYICSICEFWIHKSCASLPLVLPINLQYHHHPLSLAFTFPVEHHRYIYNCDVCLKRLGKTCWVYFCGVCRFFAHIRCVASTNVKPERDSKYLDGDDNDGNSSVIEFPLYAHDISKELLTPFVMREKGINKIPDVKDMPKTVNMEETYASFSFLFNYHKHPLSLVLEPQEEEEDDSNKIEGEKEEEEDEDEAENDGEVKICDVCVTPISSPPYYECSVAAATACKYFVHSICYFLPNTLSSSSSFSRNLYGDCPETNDKNHRFTLYTSSAFTDMDFSLFTCELCNISTNGRVYECEGCKMKIDVKCGKTKKCGCGRILSNCTAYCCSSSDDCDFALELKCAMLPKSIRKHEWDTTHSLRLTFDASLDHPSDFFCDFCEEELHPKKWMYHCRQCDLSFHLFCLRSASGWYRNIKFGRRFVLEGIHPNHPLTFNCVTIKRRCNICDMDEYNYGGLECASCNYLVCLTCARRELVKKHVNFR
- the LOC130990981 gene encoding uncharacterized protein LOC130990981 — translated: MEKKVITKFYHEHPLIFTDNVSVKDTPNCYGCGDPVTNLESAYICMHQQNCSNRIILHTKCGELPNQISHHKHPHHSLDLFDYHNFGKGYYNCDICRRDFGMVLGYHCSICGFDIDLMCEKLGIDALIEEKKELKHPSHPHHPLTLMRKPAFTFYCDGCGAQDVDMAYICSTCEFWVHKSCASLPLTLPVDRHHRHHHQLALAFSFPAEHRYNEFRYKCDVCDKDFDMTCWLYFCGDCRFFAHLKCATTKLDSDLDEENKSDGSDVIEFPVYAHDISKELITPFVMREKGVSMILDVKDMPTVVNMAETTAKFSFLFNYHKHPLSLVAEEEEDEDEAENDGEVKICDVCVTPITSPPYYECSVAAACKYFVHSICYFLPNTLSSSSSSSSSLDLYGDCPKTHDKNHRFTLYSSSGFTDMDSSLFTCELCNILTNGRVYECEGCKMKIDVKCASLPKTIRHVSHPHHHKPLILTRISSGGKTKICVCGSILSNCTAYCCSSSDDCDFALELKCAMLPKSIRKHEWDTTHSLRLTFDASLDHPSDFFCDFCEEELHPKKWMYHCRQCDLSFHLFCLKTTSAGWYRNIKFGRRFVLEGIHPNHPLTFNCVTIKKRCNICDMDEYDYGGLECASCYYLVCFTCARRELVKKHEICI